DNA sequence from the Ruminococcus albus 7 = DSM 20455 genome:
AAGAAGTTCCTTAATAACAGAAGCCGGACGGTCAATTACCTCTCCAGCAGCTATAAGCTCGGAAACTTCCCTGCTTAAAACTCTTATTTCTGACATTTTCTTTCCTGTTCTATGGCTCACCGAGCCCACTAATGTATTTATATAGAGTTGGATCGTGAACTAAGTCATTATACATATCTCAACAAGTCTTTAACAAACTCCCTCAGTTCTTCATCGTTCATTTCGTCGATATTGGTCTTACGGAGCTTATCAGTTACTATACTATCGCTTATCCTGTCAAAGGATATCTGTCCGCTGTCACTCTCTGCAACAGCAGCTTTAGCCTTTATAGATTCTGCTTCCATTTCACCCAAAAGAGACTTTGCTCTGCCGATTATCTTGTTTGGCAGACCTGCAAGTTTGGCAACTTCGATACCGAAGCTTTCATCAGCTCCACCCTTTACTATCTTACGCAGGAACTTTATATTATCTCCCTGACGCTTAACCGCAACAGAATAATTCTTAATGCCGTCAAGTTCATCTTCAAGAGCGATAAGTTCGTGATAATGGGTCGCGAAAAGGGTCTTGCAGCCGAGAGAACGTGATGTGGAGATATACTCCGATACTGCTCTTGCAATTGCAATACCATCAAAAGTTGATGTACCTCTGCCTACTTCATCAAGTATAACAAGGCTGTTTTTGGTGGCATGCTTTACTATATCAGCCACCTCACTCATTTCAACCATGAAGGTTGACTGACCTGCTGTCAGGTCATCGGATGCACCTATCCTTGTAAATATCTGGTCTACAACCGATATCTTAGCATAATCGGCAGGTACAAAACAACCTATCTGTGCCATAAGAGTAATAAGTGCCACCTGTCGCATATATGTGGATTTACCAGACATATTAGGACCTGTTATAACAGCCATTCGATTGCCTGTAAGATCAAGATAAGTATCATTAGGAACGAATACTTCATCCTGCTGCATAAGCTCAACAACAGGGTGCCTGCCGTTTTTGATATTGATTATACCGTCGATAGCTATCTCGGGTTTGGTATAATTGTTCTTTATAGCTGCAGTGGCGTAGGAACAAAGGACATCTATCTCCGCAACAGCAGTTGCAGTTTCCTGTACCAGTCTTAACTGTGTAGCTATAAACTCTCTGACCTCACCGAATATCTCCTGCTCAATGGTCAGAATCTTATCGCTTGCACCCAGTATGGTGTTTTCAGCAACTTTAAGTTCATCAGTAATGAATCTTTCACAGTTAGCGAGAGTCTGCTTCCTTATATAATTATCAGGTATAAGATCATAATAAGATTTAGTGACCTCTATATAATAGCCGAACACACGGTTATAACCAATCTTCAGGTTCTTGATACCCGTCTTTTCTTTTTCACGCTCCGCAATATCATCTATAATGCCTTTTCCGCCAGAGATTATATTCCTAAGACCGTCAAGCTGCTCATTAAAACCATCACGAATAACTCCGCCGTCCTTAACGTTGGCAGGAGGCTCGTCAACAATGGCATTTTCAACAAGGTTAGAAATTGCATCAAGAGTCGATATCCTTCCGGTACAATCTTTGATAAGTTTACCGTCAAAAGCTGACAGCAGCTTTTTAAGTTCCGGGAGTTTCAACGCTGTCAGTGAAAGAGATTTGAGATCACGCGGACTTGCAGAACGATACATAACTCTTGTCATGAGTCGTTCAAGATCATATACTCCACTCAGCACTTCACGGATCTCACCAAGAGATACCGGATCACGCACAAACTGTTCAACTGCATTAAGCCTGTCAATAATCTTTGCAGGATTGATAAGTGGCTGTTCAAGCCAGGATTTCAGCATACGATTACCCATGGAAGTCTTGGTGTTGCTGATGACCCACAGTAATGAACCCTTTTTCTGCTTATTGCGGAGAGTTTCTGTTAATTCAAGGTTTCTTCTCGCAGTAAAACCTATAGTCATTATCGGATCAGCATCGTGACGGGTGATCTCGGAGAATCGACCCACAAGTGCCTTCTGTGTTTCGTGGATATATGCGAAAAGTCCACATACCGCAAATGCACTCAGGCTGTCAGGTTTGAGTCCGAGAGAATCAAGGCTGTTAACAGAAAACTGCGTAAGGACCTCATCAGTATGATTAGCAGGATCAAAATCCGCATCCTCCAGCAGCTGAACACTTGTCTTTATTTTTTCACGTATAAACCCGGATATTTCCTTATTTGAAAGAATAGAATCATTGATAAGTATCTCCGAAGGAGAAAATCTTGAGAGCTCATTTATTGCGCTGTTGGCTGTATCTTTGCCTGTGAATTCAAATAGGTGAACTTCGCCTGTGGAGATATCCGCAAGACAGAGGGACGCTTCCTTGGAACGCATATAAAACGCACAGAGATAATTGTTTGAAGACTCATCAAGCATACTGCTCTCAATGAGAGTGCCCGGAGTAACAACACGTATTACATCACGTGGAACGAGCCCCTGACACTCCGAAGGATCTTTGGTCTGCTCGCATATTGCTACCATGTGTCCTTTTTCTATTAGTTTTTTCAGATAAACGTCGCAGGCATGAAAAGGCACACCGCACATAGGTGCACGCTCGTCCAGTCCGCAATCTCTCCCCGTAAGGGTGAGTTCCAGCTCCTTTGATACTATCAGCGCATCATCAAAGAACATCTCGTAAAAGTCACCCAGACGGTAGAAAAGTATATGGTTCTTATACTTTTTCTTTACTGCCAGATATTGTTTCATCATGGGTGTAAGCTTTGATTCATCTATCTCTTTAAGTGTCACTTCTGCCCGCTCCGTTCTATGTAAAAAGATAATTTTTAATACTTAATTAGCCGCAGCCTCCGCAGGTCGAGCAGCTTCCCGAGCAACCCGAAGGTGCCTGTGCAGGACAAGTTTCAGGATCCTCACCATTAGCAGACTGCTGGAGGATATAGTATACCGATTTCATAAGAGCATCTATATCTGCCTTAGCTTCGTTATACTCGACCATTTTGGGCATAGCCATTATCTTTTCGTAAAGCTCCTTTATATCATGATCGAGTGTTGTGAGCCTGTCAGCATCTTTATCGGGTTTTCTCATCTCGACACTGAGATCCTGACGCATCTGATTGAACTTGCCGATCTCATTCTGGATCTCGGTATCTGTATCATTAAGAGCACAAGCCGCCTCGTACTTCTTATATCTTTCATCTTCCTGGATAGCTTTACCAAGCTGTCTTGTAAGTTCTATAACATTCATTTTAACTACTCCTTAATGATTATTCTGAAACGAGTTCGCCTGAGAGCGCCCAATTCATAGCCTTGTTAATGCGCACTTTGACAAATTCGCCTATATACTTTTTATCTGCGGGAAACTCAACGATTATATTCTCGTCATTTTTTCCCGTGAGCCACCCTTCTGCTGTACGTCCCTCGCCTTCTGCAAGAACTTCAACTGTCTGTCCGACAAATCTACCGAACCACTCACAAGTTATTTCACGCTGTTCAAGAAGAAGTTCTCTCAGCCACAGTCCCTTCTGCTTGTCCGATATATTATCTTCCATCTTAGCAGCAGGGGTGCCTGATCGTCTAGAATACACAAATGAATATATGTTATCATATTTCACGCGCTTTATGATATCTTTCGTCTGACAGAATTCCTCATAACTCTCACCCGGAAAACCTACTATAAGGTCAGTAGTAAAGGAAAAATGAGGCATACGTCCGCGGGCATAATCTATCATCTCCAGATACTTTTCAGTTGTATATCGACGGTTCATCGCTTTTAGCACTCTATCGCTTCCTGCTTGTACAGGGAGGTGAAGATGCTTACAGATATGTTCGCTGTCAATGATAGTATCAATCAGTTCTTTTGTAGCATCCTTAGGATGACTTGACATAAATCTGATACGGAACTTACCCTGTATCTTATCAATATCTTTCAGAAGCTGCGGGAAACCGTAAGCATAGGAATTAACATTCTGACCGAGCAGAGTGATCTCCTTATAGCCCTGCTCGACAAGGCTTTTAACTTCGGCGAGTACAGCTTCAGGCTTTCGGCTTCGTTCTCTGCCACGAACATAAGGAACTATACAGTATGTACAAAAATTATTACAGCCGTACATAATAGGTACAAATGCCCTGAACTTATCATCACGAAGCTGAGTCATGCTTTCATCGATCTCAGTACATACCTCACTCTGATTAAAAAGGCGCTTATGCTTGGAAATGATCTCCCATAACATGGAATAGAACTCATTATAAGCAAACGTTCCGAAAACAAGGTCTACCTGACGATAGGACTCCTTTATCTTATCAGCTACG
Encoded proteins:
- the miaB gene encoding tRNA (N6-isopentenyl adenosine(37)-C2)-methylthiotransferase MiaB — translated: MSEKYVPAVGNEDAFQGLIKWAEKYHNDNGHAPMAYIHSYGCQQNVSDGEKLKGMLDKIGYGFTDDTDTAQLILLNTCAVRENAEDRVFGNIGNFKKLKEQNKDLVIGICGCMAQQKHVADKIKESYRQVDLVFGTFAYNEFYSMLWEIISKHKRLFNQSEVCTEIDESMTQLRDDKFRAFVPIMYGCNNFCTYCIVPYVRGRERSRKPEAVLAEVKSLVEQGYKEITLLGQNVNSYAYGFPQLLKDIDKIQGKFRIRFMSSHPKDATKELIDTIIDSEHICKHLHLPVQAGSDRVLKAMNRRYTTEKYLEMIDYARGRMPHFSFTTDLIVGFPGESYEEFCQTKDIIKRVKYDNIYSFVYSRRSGTPAAKMEDNISDKQKGLWLRELLLEQREITCEWFGRFVGQTVEVLAEGEGRTAEGWLTGKNDENIIVEFPADKKYIGEFVKVRINKAMNWALSGELVSE
- the mutS gene encoding DNA mismatch repair protein MutS, with protein sequence MTLKEIDESKLTPMMKQYLAVKKKYKNHILFYRLGDFYEMFFDDALIVSKELELTLTGRDCGLDERAPMCGVPFHACDVYLKKLIEKGHMVAICEQTKDPSECQGLVPRDVIRVVTPGTLIESSMLDESSNNYLCAFYMRSKEASLCLADISTGEVHLFEFTGKDTANSAINELSRFSPSEILINDSILSNKEISGFIREKIKTSVQLLEDADFDPANHTDEVLTQFSVNSLDSLGLKPDSLSAFAVCGLFAYIHETQKALVGRFSEITRHDADPIMTIGFTARRNLELTETLRNKQKKGSLLWVISNTKTSMGNRMLKSWLEQPLINPAKIIDRLNAVEQFVRDPVSLGEIREVLSGVYDLERLMTRVMYRSASPRDLKSLSLTALKLPELKKLLSAFDGKLIKDCTGRISTLDAISNLVENAIVDEPPANVKDGGVIRDGFNEQLDGLRNIISGGKGIIDDIAEREKEKTGIKNLKIGYNRVFGYYIEVTKSYYDLIPDNYIRKQTLANCERFITDELKVAENTILGASDKILTIEQEIFGEVREFIATQLRLVQETATAVAEIDVLCSYATAAIKNNYTKPEIAIDGIINIKNGRHPVVELMQQDEVFVPNDTYLDLTGNRMAVITGPNMSGKSTYMRQVALITLMAQIGCFVPADYAKISVVDQIFTRIGASDDLTAGQSTFMVEMSEVADIVKHATKNSLVILDEVGRGTSTFDGIAIARAVSEYISTSRSLGCKTLFATHYHELIALEDELDGIKNYSVAVKRQGDNIKFLRKIVKGGADESFGIEVAKLAGLPNKIIGRAKSLLGEMEAESIKAKAAVAESDSGQISFDRISDSIVTDKLRKTNIDEMNDEELREFVKDLLRYV
- a CDS encoding YlbF family regulator; its protein translation is MNVIELTRQLGKAIQEDERYKKYEAACALNDTDTEIQNEIGKFNQMRQDLSVEMRKPDKDADRLTTLDHDIKELYEKIMAMPKMVEYNEAKADIDALMKSVYYILQQSANGEDPETCPAQAPSGCSGSCSTCGGCG